The following coding sequences are from one Rathayibacter sp. SW19 window:
- a CDS encoding C40 family peptidase has translation MNSRASDAASGLRPRGAARAALNSQTHPTPVVAHAVAGKAAAGKALAGTAVANTTPGSGAPGRKHPRSKKKLRGGVANIVVMSIAAGMIATFALPAYAFSPSGTDQAKFASSVIDGMKKAQPQSVTVAGTAAVPVVARDAVTATSEADLAAAKAAAAAEAARAAAAASMATYAASYSGPSVSDFLANPPYPNFSLSQVFSVAQQYIGTPYVYGGASPAGFDCSGYVMFVYAQFGISLPHSVSGQAARGTRISIADAVPGDVVIMSGHDGFYAGNGNIMDAPDTGRSISIRPIWTSDFYIVRLGI, from the coding sequence GTGAATAGCAGGGCCAGCGACGCCGCTTCCGGCCTTCGTCCGCGTGGGGCGGCTCGCGCCGCGTTGAACAGTCAGACCCACCCGACGCCCGTCGTCGCCCATGCTGTGGCAGGCAAGGCAGCAGCGGGCAAAGCTTTGGCCGGCACAGCCGTGGCGAACACGACGCCGGGCAGTGGCGCACCGGGGCGTAAGCATCCGCGAAGCAAGAAGAAGCTGCGGGGCGGCGTTGCGAACATCGTCGTCATGTCGATTGCCGCGGGCATGATCGCAACCTTCGCGTTGCCGGCGTATGCGTTCAGCCCCAGCGGCACAGACCAGGCCAAGTTCGCCAGTTCCGTCATTGACGGCATGAAAAAGGCTCAGCCGCAGTCAGTGACGGTTGCAGGCACGGCGGCCGTGCCGGTCGTTGCCCGCGATGCCGTGACGGCAACCAGTGAGGCCGATTTGGCAGCAGCCAAGGCCGCGGCGGCCGCCGAGGCAGCACGTGCAGCCGCAGCGGCGAGCATGGCGACCTACGCGGCATCGTACTCCGGGCCGTCTGTCTCCGACTTCCTCGCGAACCCGCCATACCCGAACTTCAGCCTGAGCCAGGTATTCTCGGTGGCGCAGCAGTACATCGGCACGCCATATGTCTACGGCGGTGCCTCGCCTGCAGGGTTTGACTGCTCCGGCTACGTCATGTTCGTCTATGCCCAGTTCGGCATTTCGCTGCCGCACTCCGTGAGCGGCCAGGCGGCGCGCGGAACGCGTATCTCGATTGCGGATGCTGTTCCTGGCGACGTCGTCATCATGAGCGGCCACGACGGCTTCTACGCCGGCAACGGAAACATCATGGATGCGCCGGACACCGGCCGTTCGATCTCGATCCGCCCGATTTGGACGAGCGACTTCTACATCGTGCGACTGGGCATTTAG
- a CDS encoding MaoC family dehydratase: MTARDLLGSIGEILGEGTIEITQAMVNEFAHATDDEQWIHVDQERARTGPFGATIAHGYLTLSLVPAMLSQAFTVENAAAILNYGVDRVRFPAPVPVGSTIHADVRLTEASIVDGGVQANLLVTMTGSSSSKPYCVANVVVRYLDECSTLNVSTVPSSECAPRHAGAGEPGPRDSR; this comes from the coding sequence TTGACGGCGAGGGATCTGCTAGGAAGTATTGGCGAGATCCTCGGAGAGGGAACGATAGAGATCACTCAGGCGATGGTGAACGAGTTCGCGCACGCCACAGATGACGAGCAGTGGATTCACGTTGATCAGGAGAGGGCGAGAACCGGCCCGTTCGGTGCGACCATCGCGCACGGCTACCTCACGTTGTCGCTGGTTCCCGCCATGCTCTCCCAGGCGTTCACCGTCGAAAACGCCGCAGCAATTCTCAACTATGGCGTAGATCGTGTTCGATTCCCCGCACCCGTACCGGTTGGCAGCACCATTCACGCTGATGTGCGGTTGACTGAAGCATCCATTGTCGATGGCGGCGTACAGGCCAATCTTCTCGTCACCATGACTGGTTCCTCCTCATCGAAGCCGTATTGTGTAGCAAACGTCGTGGTTCGCTATCTCGATGAATGCTCGACATTAAACGTGTCCACCGTTCCCTCTTCAGAGTGTGCTCCGCGGCATGCGGGGGCGGGGGAGCCTGGCCCGAGGGATTCGCGTTGA
- a CDS encoding aldo/keto reductase, translated as MKYTHLGASGLEISSVVLGCMSFGAADRGEHSWTLGLEDSRALIRQALELGITTFDTANVYSAGSSEEIVGHVLNELTRREGVVIATKVCDRTHPGPGGAGLSRGAIMHEIDESLRRLNTDYIDLYQVHHFDPDVPIEETMEALHDVVKAGKTRYIGASSMFTWQFAEMQRVADVNGWTRFVSMQDQYNLLSREEEREMHPYCLETHAGVLAWSPLARGKLTRPWDASTERSETDEFGKTLYHQFVESDQRVVQAVAAVAAARGVSRAQIALSWVTQQSAVTAPIIGATKRSHLDDAIAAVDVVLDEEELTLLKQYYVPHAIEGF; from the coding sequence ATGAAATACACGCACCTCGGTGCCAGTGGTCTGGAGATATCCTCAGTCGTCCTCGGTTGCATGAGCTTCGGAGCCGCCGATCGCGGTGAGCACTCGTGGACCCTCGGACTGGAGGACAGCCGCGCGCTCATTCGCCAGGCACTCGAACTCGGCATCACGACATTTGACACCGCCAACGTTTACTCTGCCGGCTCAAGCGAAGAAATCGTCGGCCACGTGCTTAATGAACTCACTCGACGCGAAGGCGTGGTGATTGCAACGAAGGTGTGTGACCGGACGCACCCAGGACCGGGTGGCGCTGGATTATCCCGAGGTGCAATCATGCACGAGATCGACGAGAGCCTTCGTCGACTAAATACAGACTATATCGACCTTTACCAGGTTCATCATTTCGACCCCGATGTGCCGATTGAGGAAACGATGGAAGCGTTGCACGATGTCGTAAAGGCAGGCAAAACGCGCTACATCGGGGCGTCGTCTATGTTCACCTGGCAGTTCGCAGAGATGCAACGCGTCGCAGATGTGAATGGCTGGACCCGGTTCGTCTCCATGCAGGATCAGTACAACCTCCTCAGCCGCGAGGAGGAACGCGAAATGCATCCGTATTGCCTGGAGACCCATGCGGGCGTGCTGGCGTGGAGCCCACTGGCACGCGGCAAACTGACTCGACCTTGGGATGCTTCTACCGAGCGCAGCGAGACCGACGAATTCGGAAAGACTCTTTACCACCAATTCGTCGAATCCGATCAACGAGTCGTGCAGGCGGTAGCTGCGGTCGCCGCCGCGCGTGGCGTGAGTCGTGCCCAAATCGCGCTCTCCTGGGTGACCCAGCAGAGCGCCGTGACCGCCCCGATAATCGGTGCGACGAAACGGAGTCACCTCGATGACGCAATTGCCGCCGTCGACGTTGTACTGGACGAGGAAGAGCTCACACTGCTCAAGCAGTACTACGTACCGCACGCGATCGAAGGATTCTAG
- the fabG gene encoding 3-oxoacyl-ACP reductase FabG — protein MTTEKTAIVTGAGRGIGRAIAEKLHTRGFFVYCIDVNASDIEDTVRALDGSGVAVTLDVTDVSEVDSCVARMVEERGRVDVCVNNAGINRDAQLYKMTDAQWDAVLKVDLTGVFYLTRAAARVMREQRSGRIINISSASWMGNFGQSNYAAAKAGVVGLTLSAARELGRYGVTANAICPGFIDTDMTRALPEKIHAAQVERIPLGRPGQPEDVANVVAFLASKDASYLTGEVINVGGGYRL, from the coding sequence ATGACCACTGAGAAGACGGCGATCGTTACTGGAGCGGGTCGGGGGATTGGCCGTGCTATCGCTGAAAAGTTGCATACCCGCGGCTTCTTCGTTTACTGCATTGACGTGAACGCGAGCGATATTGAAGACACGGTCAGGGCGCTTGATGGTTCTGGAGTCGCCGTGACGTTGGATGTGACCGATGTCTCCGAGGTCGATTCGTGCGTGGCTCGAATGGTGGAAGAGCGAGGCCGTGTCGATGTCTGTGTCAACAATGCGGGGATTAATCGGGATGCGCAGCTGTATAAAATGACTGATGCTCAGTGGGACGCGGTGCTCAAGGTGGACTTGACTGGCGTTTTCTACCTGACGAGGGCCGCCGCGCGAGTAATGCGCGAGCAACGGAGTGGGCGGATCATCAATATCTCCTCTGCGAGTTGGATGGGGAACTTCGGCCAGTCCAACTATGCAGCCGCAAAAGCTGGCGTCGTCGGACTCACCCTGAGCGCAGCACGTGAGCTTGGCCGGTACGGAGTGACCGCCAACGCGATCTGTCCTGGCTTCATCGACACGGACATGACCCGCGCGCTGCCCGAGAAGATCCATGCGGCCCAGGTCGAACGGATACCGCTGGGCAGACCGGGCCAGCCAGAGGACGTCGCCAATGTCGTCGCATTTCTCGCGTCTAAAGACGCCAGCTACCTCACCGGCGAGGTCATTAACGTGGGCGGCGGCTACCGTCTGTAG
- a CDS encoding site-specific integrase, with amino-acid sequence MGSVTAYETAHGKRYRVRFRKPDHSQSQKRGFKTKRDADLYLASVEVKKATGDFIDATAAKVTIDHLGGEWLQMQTHLKPSSYAVIEVAWRVHVQPMWGARQLGTITHSEVQSWVSALSKRKSATVVIRAFGVLAGIFDVSVRDHRLSSNPARGVKLPRKVSKQRHYLTHEQVQVLADESGANGTLVLFLAYTGLRWGEAVALRIPCLDLKRRRVLVQANAVNVRGYITPGTPKGHESRSVPFPQFLTGRLSKQCDGKDPSWLVFGPGPTYQPTPTQQNGWFAYARKRAHLADANIPENLTLHDLRHTAASLAISAGANVKAVQRMLGHVSAAMTLDTYADLFDDDLDAVAAALNEAKITSGVAKLWPNPMLSDRGTSIDPVN; translated from the coding sequence ATGGGCTCAGTCACCGCTTACGAAACCGCGCATGGGAAACGCTATCGCGTGCGCTTTCGGAAACCGGACCACTCTCAGAGTCAAAAGCGCGGCTTCAAGACGAAGCGCGATGCGGACCTCTACCTCGCTTCCGTGGAGGTCAAGAAGGCTACAGGCGACTTCATCGATGCGACGGCCGCAAAAGTCACGATTGATCATCTGGGCGGCGAGTGGTTACAGATGCAAACCCATCTGAAGCCGAGTTCCTATGCGGTAATCGAGGTCGCTTGGCGCGTCCACGTACAGCCCATGTGGGGTGCGCGACAGCTCGGGACGATTACCCACAGCGAGGTACAGTCATGGGTCAGCGCGCTGTCGAAGCGCAAAAGTGCGACCGTTGTCATTCGGGCGTTTGGCGTACTCGCTGGAATCTTCGACGTCTCCGTGCGCGACCACCGGCTCTCAAGCAATCCGGCCCGGGGTGTGAAATTGCCGCGCAAGGTAAGTAAGCAGCGCCATTACCTCACCCACGAGCAAGTACAAGTTCTGGCGGACGAATCAGGAGCGAACGGAACGCTTGTCCTCTTCCTGGCATACACGGGTTTGCGCTGGGGAGAAGCCGTTGCCTTACGAATCCCGTGTCTTGATCTAAAACGCCGTCGCGTGCTCGTGCAAGCCAATGCGGTGAACGTTCGCGGATACATCACACCTGGCACTCCCAAAGGACATGAATCGCGAAGCGTGCCGTTTCCGCAATTTCTTACGGGCCGACTCAGCAAACAGTGCGATGGAAAAGACCCCAGCTGGCTCGTGTTCGGCCCGGGCCCCACTTATCAGCCGACGCCAACTCAACAGAATGGATGGTTCGCCTATGCACGCAAACGTGCTCACCTGGCCGATGCAAACATCCCCGAGAATCTCACTCTTCACGACCTGCGTCACACGGCGGCATCGCTGGCCATCTCGGCCGGCGCGAATGTCAAAGCAGTGCAAAGAATGCTCGGCCACGTATCCGCGGCTATGACTCTCGATACCTACGCAGACCTATTCGACGACGACTTGGACGCTGTTGCTGCCGCCCTCAATGAGGCCAAGATCACCTCAGGTGTGGCCAAATTGTGGCCAAATCCAATGCTATCCGATCGGGGAACATCAATAGATCCAGTAAATTAG
- a CDS encoding thiolase family protein: MQLNESVVIVDGARTAVGTYGGAFKSTPAFELGATAIREALKRSNVSSHDVDDVILGCVGQVGPDIFNARRASLAAGIPVGVNAYNVNRLCGSGLQAIWSGSMEILTGAADIVVAGGNENMTMQPFLDYQARSGYRLGHHELVDGTLSLVTDPWGNYAMGVTAENVATRFNVSRNDQDEFALVSQQRAAAAQSAGVFAKEIVEVVVKDRKQERVIDTDEHPRPDTTLEGLARLRPAFTPEGMVTAGNSSGINDAGSAVVLMAESAAKERGLVPKARLVAFAMNAIEPEIMGYAPVGAIERVLDSAKMTLADIDTIELNEAFAAQSVAVIRGAGLDPAKVNPYGGAIALGHPVGATGAILALRAAYDLHRRDLEFALVTMCIGGGQAIATILQRC; encoded by the coding sequence ATGCAACTCAATGAATCCGTCGTGATCGTAGACGGAGCGCGTACGGCAGTCGGTACCTACGGGGGTGCCTTCAAGTCGACACCGGCCTTCGAACTCGGTGCGACCGCAATTCGCGAAGCGCTCAAGCGATCCAACGTTAGTTCGCACGATGTGGACGACGTCATCCTCGGATGCGTGGGGCAGGTCGGCCCGGACATTTTCAACGCCCGCCGCGCGAGCCTCGCAGCCGGAATTCCCGTGGGAGTCAACGCCTACAACGTGAACAGACTCTGCGGGAGCGGTCTTCAGGCAATCTGGTCCGGCAGCATGGAAATCCTCACTGGTGCCGCAGATATTGTCGTCGCGGGAGGCAACGAGAACATGACGATGCAGCCGTTCCTCGACTATCAGGCACGGTCCGGATATCGGCTTGGGCATCACGAACTAGTTGACGGCACACTCTCACTCGTAACGGATCCGTGGGGAAATTACGCGATGGGTGTGACCGCGGAAAACGTCGCCACGCGTTTTAACGTCTCCCGCAATGATCAGGACGAATTCGCCCTCGTTAGTCAGCAGAGGGCTGCAGCCGCACAGTCCGCCGGTGTTTTCGCCAAAGAGATCGTCGAAGTCGTGGTGAAGGATCGAAAACAGGAACGTGTAATAGACACCGACGAACATCCACGTCCTGACACCACCTTGGAAGGTCTTGCGCGGCTTAGACCAGCCTTCACCCCCGAAGGTATGGTCACCGCCGGTAACTCGTCAGGAATTAATGATGCTGGCAGTGCAGTTGTACTGATGGCCGAGTCTGCAGCAAAGGAACGAGGACTCGTTCCCAAAGCTCGACTTGTTGCCTTTGCGATGAATGCAATCGAGCCGGAGATCATGGGGTATGCACCAGTAGGTGCTATCGAGCGCGTACTTGACTCTGCGAAGATGACGCTCGCGGACATTGACACGATCGAGTTGAACGAGGCATTCGCTGCACAATCCGTCGCGGTCATCCGGGGTGCCGGGCTCGATCCGGCGAAGGTGAACCCGTATGGCGGGGCGATCGCTCTGGGGCATCCTGTAGGAGCAACAGGGGCGATCCTTGCCCTCCGGGCGGCCTATGACCTTCACCGCCGGGATCTCGAGTTCGCCCTGGTCACGATGTGTATTGGCGGGGGCCAAGCCATCGCGACGATTCTTCAGCGCTGCTAG
- a CDS encoding ISL3 family transposase, with the protein MFNVPFPDRRALLTQTTFCSPDLTTFCLLDELGLQVIGQHLQPDRAVLECRVIESDAWCHRCGCRGVPRDTVVRRLAHAPLGWRPSILAVRVRRYKCTGCGRVWRQDTSTAAAARSKLSRGGLRWALEGIVCQHLTVARVAEGLAVSWNTANAAIIAEGKRVLIDQPARLEAVKVIGVDEHVWRHTRKGDKFVTVIIDLTPVREKSGPSRLLDMVEGRSKQAFATWLQARPVAWRDRIQVVAMNGFTGFKTAAAENLPTAVEVMDPFHVIHLAGDGLDRCRQRIQQETTGHRGSRNDPLYGVRRTLHTGAGLLTDRQHARLDAVFQVAEHAQLKATWEIYQRMIDAYRQNDRAVGKTLMQAVIEATSQGVSAALIEIRKLGHTLKRRAGDILAYFDRPGTSNGPTEAINGRLEHLRGSALGFRNLANYVARSLLEAGGFRPRLHPQF; encoded by the coding sequence ATGTTCAACGTCCCGTTCCCCGATCGCAGGGCCCTCTTGACTCAAACTACCTTCTGCAGCCCTGATCTGACCACGTTCTGCCTGCTCGATGAGCTTGGTCTGCAGGTGATCGGGCAGCACCTTCAACCCGATCGGGCGGTGTTGGAGTGCCGCGTGATCGAATCGGATGCGTGGTGCCATCGTTGCGGCTGCCGGGGCGTGCCACGAGACACTGTTGTTCGTCGCCTCGCGCACGCGCCGTTGGGGTGGCGGCCGAGCATCCTGGCCGTGCGGGTGCGCCGTTATAAGTGCACCGGCTGCGGGCGGGTCTGGCGGCAGGACACGAGCACGGCTGCGGCTGCGCGTTCGAAACTGTCTCGTGGCGGGTTGAGGTGGGCGTTGGAAGGCATCGTCTGCCAACACCTCACGGTCGCCCGCGTCGCGGAGGGTCTGGCCGTGTCGTGGAACACCGCCAACGCGGCGATCATCGCCGAGGGCAAACGGGTCCTGATCGACCAGCCGGCACGACTGGAAGCAGTGAAGGTGATCGGTGTCGACGAGCATGTGTGGCGGCACACCCGGAAGGGCGACAAGTTCGTTACGGTGATCATCGATCTAACCCCGGTGCGGGAGAAGAGCGGCCCCTCCCGACTGTTGGACATGGTCGAAGGCCGCTCCAAACAAGCGTTCGCCACCTGGTTGCAGGCACGCCCGGTCGCCTGGCGAGACCGGATTCAGGTGGTGGCGATGAACGGCTTCACCGGGTTCAAGACTGCCGCGGCTGAAAACCTGCCGACCGCGGTGGAAGTGATGGATCCCTTCCACGTCATCCATCTGGCCGGCGACGGGCTGGACCGGTGCCGGCAACGCATCCAGCAGGAAACCACAGGACACCGAGGAAGCAGAAACGACCCGCTCTACGGGGTGCGCAGAACACTGCACACCGGCGCCGGGCTCCTGACCGATCGGCAGCATGCCCGCCTGGACGCGGTGTTCCAGGTCGCCGAGCACGCCCAGCTGAAGGCGACGTGGGAGATCTACCAGCGCATGATCGACGCATACCGGCAAAACGACCGCGCCGTCGGCAAGACCCTGATGCAAGCCGTGATCGAGGCGACCAGCCAAGGTGTCAGCGCCGCACTGATCGAGATCCGCAAGCTCGGACACACGCTGAAACGACGAGCAGGCGACATCCTGGCCTACTTCGACAGGCCGGGCACTTCCAACGGACCCACCGAAGCGATCAACGGGCGACTCGAGCACCTCCGCGGGTCCGCCCTCGGCTTCCGCAACCTGGCAAACTACGTTGCCCGATCGTTGCTGGAAGCCGGCGGATTCAGACCCCGGCTACACCCTCAATTCTGA
- a CDS encoding HNH endonuclease yields MRTLVLNAGYEPLAIVSFKRALALVMNHKAVVIEIDAEHPVWGVSRIYDRPAVILLTRYVRIPRGRLVPVSRRGVLRRDAHRCAYCGKVAETIDHVLPRSRGGADSWENLVACCLRCNNVKSDRTPAEMGWSLGFAPRMPREPGWAVRGAERALPQWQDYLEPAA; encoded by the coding sequence ATGCGCACGCTTGTCCTGAATGCCGGTTATGAGCCGTTGGCCATCGTCTCGTTCAAACGGGCGCTCGCCCTTGTGATGAATCACAAGGCGGTCGTCATCGAGATCGATGCCGAGCATCCGGTGTGGGGAGTGTCGCGTATTTATGACAGACCGGCCGTGATTCTGCTGACGCGCTACGTGCGCATTCCGCGCGGGCGATTGGTGCCGGTGAGTCGGCGCGGTGTTCTGCGTCGGGACGCGCATCGCTGTGCTTACTGCGGCAAGGTGGCAGAGACAATCGACCACGTGCTGCCGCGTTCGCGCGGCGGTGCGGACTCGTGGGAGAACCTGGTTGCCTGCTGCCTGCGCTGCAACAACGTGAAGAGCGATCGCACGCCGGCCGAGATGGGCTGGTCGCTCGGCTTCGCCCCGCGGATGCCGCGCGAGCCCGGTTGGGCGGTCCGTGGTGCCGAGCGCGCCCTCCCGCAGTGGCAGGACTACCTGGAGCCTGCGGCATAG
- a CDS encoding carboxymuconolactone decarboxylase family protein, translated as MPRITGVSPAKAGPSAKIVFYFVRRGLAKLTGRDSARVTEPLELYARIPKLFKGYTRLEQATAKLDALDKRSHALAELKAATMTHCEYCIDLGSAISHQWGLTDAELLALPEYRSSPLFSDRDKLVLDYAVAMSRTPVEVPDALFDALKKHFNETQLVELTHHIALENMRGRFNLALGVGSAGVSEGMVCAVPVADAAK; from the coding sequence ATGCCTCGCATCACCGGCGTGTCCCCCGCCAAGGCGGGACCGAGCGCCAAAATCGTCTTCTACTTCGTGAGGCGCGGGCTGGCGAAGCTCACGGGCAGAGATTCCGCGCGGGTGACCGAGCCGCTCGAGCTCTATGCGCGCATTCCAAAGCTCTTCAAGGGTTACACCCGGCTCGAACAGGCGACCGCCAAGCTCGATGCTCTGGACAAGCGCTCGCACGCACTTGCCGAACTCAAGGCTGCAACCATGACGCACTGCGAATACTGCATCGACCTGGGCTCGGCGATCTCCCACCAGTGGGGTCTTACGGATGCCGAGTTGCTCGCGCTGCCCGAGTACCGGTCGAGCCCGCTGTTCTCGGATCGAGACAAGCTCGTACTCGACTATGCCGTTGCCATGAGCCGCACCCCGGTCGAAGTTCCCGACGCGCTGTTCGACGCACTCAAAAAGCATTTCAACGAAACACAGCTTGTGGAACTGACCCACCACATCGCGCTGGAGAACATGCGCGGGCGATTCAACCTCGCACTCGGTGTCGGGTCCGCCGGAGTCAGCGAGGGTATGGTCTGCGCAGTGCCGGTGGCGGACGCTGCGAAGTGA
- a CDS encoding acetate--CoA ligase family protein — protein MNNDLNPLFHPASIAVVGASRDPRKLGSRLIRYTRQAGFSGVIYGVNPVSGVAFDGATAVTGLREIGEPTDLAILAIPRSGVLAALSDCVAVGVRTVIVPGSGFGENSQDGAEAEAEILRLASEAGIRVLGPNCFGISSASGAIDLTPFERIPGGTVGLVSQSGNVAAQLLHAAAGANIGYSHCVGIGNQLDIGFGDVLAWYAQDERTQAVAVYAEGIPAGSGQVFLDGVEACSASGKPVVVIKAGASAAGAVVAATHTRALAADDRVWTEALETAGALRVSGPDDMVDALVFAGRRRPKGRRVALITDGGGDSILALDETVSRGMHLAEYPAELQEQLDLLMPVDAPRSRGRNPLTLDTAGGVEDDPEILARCVDAISAAGVADVIVIGGLFGTYTDHRPEEIAAALSLQTVVGREEAELVFQSPLTPMESEPLRLLQEAGVPFFKSMRRLLAGLSSIMGVMQGSGGARRATNPQGILHFASDSDKGRAEADGQQMSPGSAASLLQEYGIRMPPLQVSAKLEELRDAASGMGYPVCLKIASSDVVHKSDIGGVKLGLVDVESLTMAAADLWHVVPASPLLVMPNLRSGFEVMMGARWDAQFGPVVAVGRGGIWAEIESDISLLTGEISPDRFDSALSRLRCFPILRGVRGQPPLDTASLWAVAVGLAGIVRDHPETSIDLNPVFLYRDGYAVADHRMICERHNGNARGASL, from the coding sequence TTGAACAACGATCTAAACCCCCTGTTCCATCCGGCCTCGATCGCAGTGGTGGGTGCCTCCCGCGATCCCCGCAAGCTGGGGAGCAGGTTGATTCGATATACGCGCCAAGCGGGATTCTCCGGAGTGATTTACGGAGTCAACCCGGTTTCCGGGGTTGCCTTTGACGGTGCGACTGCGGTCACGGGCCTGCGCGAAATAGGGGAGCCCACAGATCTGGCGATCCTCGCAATTCCTCGGAGCGGCGTGCTTGCCGCACTTAGTGATTGCGTGGCGGTCGGAGTGCGCACTGTAATCGTTCCAGGTTCTGGATTCGGCGAGAACTCTCAGGACGGCGCCGAGGCCGAGGCCGAGATATTGCGCCTGGCTTCCGAGGCCGGAATTCGAGTGCTTGGGCCGAACTGCTTTGGAATCTCATCGGCTTCGGGTGCCATTGATTTGACGCCGTTCGAGCGCATTCCTGGCGGCACGGTAGGCCTCGTGAGCCAGTCCGGCAACGTCGCGGCTCAGTTGTTGCATGCGGCGGCCGGGGCGAACATCGGCTACTCGCACTGCGTGGGTATCGGCAATCAACTCGATATTGGATTCGGCGATGTCCTCGCCTGGTACGCGCAGGATGAGCGAACTCAGGCGGTCGCCGTGTACGCCGAGGGCATTCCCGCCGGCAGCGGCCAGGTCTTCCTGGACGGCGTCGAGGCGTGCTCGGCTTCGGGTAAGCCGGTCGTCGTTATCAAGGCAGGTGCGTCAGCAGCGGGTGCGGTCGTCGCAGCAACGCATACGCGTGCCCTCGCCGCAGATGACCGGGTTTGGACTGAGGCGTTGGAAACTGCCGGGGCACTGCGAGTGTCTGGCCCGGATGATATGGTCGATGCCCTCGTCTTTGCTGGTAGACGCCGACCAAAGGGGCGACGAGTAGCGTTGATCACTGACGGCGGCGGCGACTCGATCTTGGCGTTGGACGAGACGGTGTCGCGTGGAATGCATTTGGCCGAGTATCCGGCGGAGCTTCAGGAGCAGCTGGATCTCTTGATGCCAGTGGATGCCCCGAGAAGCCGTGGCCGTAATCCACTCACTCTCGACACGGCCGGTGGAGTAGAGGACGATCCAGAGATTCTTGCGCGTTGTGTCGACGCCATCTCAGCTGCGGGCGTCGCGGATGTGATCGTCATCGGAGGATTGTTCGGGACATATACGGATCACCGTCCGGAGGAGATCGCCGCCGCCCTGAGCCTTCAAACTGTGGTCGGGCGAGAAGAGGCTGAACTGGTTTTCCAGTCGCCCCTTACGCCCATGGAGTCTGAACCGCTTCGTCTCCTTCAGGAGGCCGGTGTCCCGTTCTTCAAGTCAATGCGCAGACTGCTTGCCGGGCTGAGCTCCATCATGGGGGTGATGCAGGGATCGGGCGGAGCGCGCCGAGCGACCAATCCGCAAGGTATCTTGCACTTTGCTTCGGATTCGGACAAAGGTCGGGCAGAAGCGGACGGCCAGCAGATGTCCCCGGGCTCTGCAGCGTCGTTGTTGCAGGAGTATGGGATCCGAATGCCACCACTGCAGGTCAGCGCGAAGTTGGAGGAATTACGCGACGCCGCCTCTGGGATGGGCTATCCGGTCTGCCTCAAGATCGCGAGCAGCGACGTTGTGCACAAGTCGGATATAGGTGGGGTGAAGCTCGGCTTGGTCGACGTCGAGTCGCTAACGATGGCGGCGGCGGATTTATGGCATGTCGTCCCGGCCTCCCCCTTGCTTGTCATGCCAAACCTCCGCAGCGGGTTCGAAGTGATGATGGGCGCACGGTGGGACGCCCAGTTCGGGCCGGTGGTTGCCGTCGGACGGGGAGGGATCTGGGCAGAGATCGAATCTGATATCTCGCTTCTGACTGGAGAGATCTCCCCAGACCGATTCGATTCTGCGCTAAGTCGACTTCGCTGTTTCCCGATCCTTCGAGGTGTACGCGGGCAGCCGCCTCTTGACACCGCAAGTCTTTGGGCTGTAGCGGTGGGACTCGCTGGAATTGTGCGCGACCACCCCGAGACGTCCATAGATCTCAATCCGGTCTTCCTTTATCGCGATGGCTATGCGGTCGCGGACCATCGCATGATTTGCGAACGCCACAACGGAAACGCAAGAGGAGCATCATTATGA
- a CDS encoding TetR/AcrR family transcriptional regulator: MSEAPTIPTEARVKDAAVRLFGKNGFAATGIRDISEASGISVATLYHYMDTKEDLLLDLMLEGMNSLLDSANRVPSDKSASERLSALVTVHIEYHCNRALLARVTDTELRSLNESSRNTIIALRDDYERLWRKTIEQGNTSGEFHVEDVKMVALAALGMCTSVYSWFSPEGPLSVDDIANWYSQLTLRLCGQGSSSR, translated from the coding sequence TTGTCTGAGGCGCCTACCATTCCGACCGAAGCACGAGTGAAGGATGCGGCGGTCCGTCTCTTCGGCAAAAACGGCTTTGCCGCAACAGGGATCCGAGATATTTCCGAGGCCTCGGGAATATCAGTCGCCACGCTCTATCACTACATGGACACGAAAGAAGACCTCCTTCTCGATCTTATGCTCGAAGGCATGAACAGTCTCCTCGATTCCGCGAACCGGGTGCCGTCGGACAAAAGTGCGAGCGAAAGACTAAGCGCACTAGTGACGGTCCACATCGAGTACCACTGCAATCGTGCACTTTTGGCGCGCGTGACCGACACGGAGTTGCGATCGCTAAACGAAAGCTCACGAAACACAATAATTGCCCTGCGCGACGACTACGAGCGGCTATGGCGGAAGACTATTGAACAAGGGAACACGTCCGGAGAGTTCCACGTCGAAGACGTTAAAATGGTGGCCCTCGCCGCACTGGGAATGTGCACCAGCGTGTACAGCTGGTTCTCGCCCGAGGGCCCTCTGAGCGTTGACGATATCGCGAACTGGTACAGCCAGCTGACCCTTAGGCTGTGTGGCCAGGGGAGCTCGTCGAGGTAG